In Methanosphaera sp. ISO3-F5, a genomic segment contains:
- a CDS encoding V-type ATP synthase subunit F: protein MKKDIAIMADPDTVTGFMLGGIKSGFPVHNKDESKTTLKQLVDDGYSIIITTEKIGDELREDITKYTSKALPMIIEVPDKSGSHKRETDPMNELIKRVIGVEMVK from the coding sequence ATGAAAAAAGATATCGCTATAATGGCAGATCCAGATACAGTAACTGGTTTTATGTTAGGTGGAATAAAAAGTGGATTCCCCGTACATAACAAAGACGAATCAAAAACAACTTTAAAACAGTTAGTAGATGATGGATACTCCATCATTATCACAACTGAAAAAATTGGTGATGAACTTCGTGAAGACATCACAAAGTACACAAGCAAAGCATTACCAATGATTATTGAAGTACCAGATAAGTCAGGTTCACATAAAAGAGAAACTGACCCAATGAATGAACTTATAAAAAGAGTTATTGGGGTAGAGATGGTAAAATGA
- a CDS encoding ATP synthase subunit A yields MITGNIIKIAGPVIVGGGMRGTQMHEMVRVGDIGLIGEIIELEGDTATIQVYEETAGIKPGEKIESTGGPLSVELGPGILKSIYDGIQRPLTEIKSLAGDYLPRGVDVPSLDKTKEWDFKPTVSVGDKVNGGDIIGTVQETVAIEHKIMVPPKISGTIKSIESGKHTVVDDIAEVETEDGIVKLQMMQIWPVRVGRPYVNKLDPDVPLITGQRAQDTFFCVAKGGTSAIPGPFGSGKTVTQQQLAKWADADIVVYIGCGERGNEMTEVLTEFPELEDPKTGNPLMDRTVLIANTSNMPVAAREACVYTGITIAEYFRDMGYDVALMADSTSRWAEAMREISGRLEEMPGEEGYPAYLASRLAQFYERAGRVTTIGSHKAEASVTVVGAVSPAGGDVSEPVTTNTLRIAKVYWALDASLADRRHFPSINWLNSYSLYVDSITPWWNSEVGSDWRELRNTAMALLQKEAELNEIVQLVGPDALPEKDRVTLEAARMLREDFLQQNAFDDTDTYCSPKKQYNMLKTLLLYNTTAQEALADGADVNKLVNLDVRVDLDRMKYVPEDEFDAKTEELRTKITQQCSEAAQ; encoded by the coding sequence ATGATTACAGGAAATATTATTAAAATTGCAGGTCCAGTTATTGTCGGTGGAGGTATGAGAGGTACCCAGATGCACGAAATGGTTCGTGTCGGTGATATTGGACTTATTGGTGAAATTATTGAACTTGAAGGCGACACCGCAACAATTCAGGTTTACGAAGAAACTGCTGGTATTAAACCAGGAGAAAAAATTGAAAGTACTGGAGGTCCACTCTCAGTAGAATTAGGACCAGGTATACTAAAATCTATTTACGATGGAATTCAAAGACCATTAACAGAAATTAAAAGTCTAGCTGGAGACTACTTACCTAGAGGGGTAGACGTACCATCATTAGATAAAACTAAAGAATGGGATTTCAAACCAACAGTATCCGTTGGAGACAAAGTAAACGGTGGAGACATCATAGGTACAGTACAAGAAACTGTAGCTATCGAACACAAAATCATGGTACCACCAAAAATCTCAGGAACAATCAAATCCATCGAAAGCGGAAAACACACAGTAGTAGACGATATTGCTGAAGTAGAAACCGAAGACGGAATTGTAAAATTACAAATGATGCAAATCTGGCCAGTAAGAGTAGGTAGACCATACGTCAACAAATTAGACCCTGATGTACCTCTAATAACAGGTCAACGTGCACAAGATACATTCTTCTGTGTAGCTAAAGGTGGAACATCAGCTATCCCTGGTCCATTCGGTTCAGGAAAAACTGTAACACAACAACAATTAGCAAAATGGGCAGACGCTGATATAGTAGTATATATCGGATGTGGAGAACGTGGTAACGAAATGACCGAAGTACTTACCGAATTCCCAGAACTAGAAGACCCAAAAACTGGAAACCCATTAATGGACAGAACAGTTCTTATTGCTAACACATCCAACATGCCGGTAGCAGCAAGGGAAGCATGTGTATACACAGGTATTACCATTGCAGAATACTTCAGAGACATGGGCTACGATGTAGCACTTATGGCAGACAGTACCTCAAGATGGGCAGAAGCTATGAGGGAAATCTCCGGACGTCTAGAAGAAATGCCAGGGGAAGAAGGTTACCCAGCATACCTAGCATCAAGATTAGCACAGTTCTACGAACGTGCAGGACGTGTAACAACTATTGGATCACACAAAGCAGAAGCATCTGTAACAGTAGTTGGAGCAGTATCACCTGCAGGTGGGGACGTATCAGAACCAGTTACAACCAACACATTACGTATTGCAAAAGTATACTGGGCATTAGATGCATCCTTAGCAGACAGACGTCACTTCCCATCCATCAACTGGTTGAACAGTTACTCACTATATGTGGACAGTATCACACCATGGTGGAACAGTGAAGTTGGAAGCGATTGGAGGGAACTAAGAAACACAGCAATGGCTCTTTTACAGAAAGAAGCAGAACTTAACGAAATTGTACAATTAGTAGGTCCTGACGCATTACCTGAAAAAGACCGTGTAACTCTCGAAGCAGCACGTATGTTAAGAGAAGACTTCCTACAACAAAACGCATTCGATGACACAGATACATATTGTTCACCTAAAAAACAATATAACATGCTAAAAACACTATTATTATACAACACAACAGCACAAGAAGCATTAGCAGATGGTGCAGATGTAAATAAACTAGTAAACTTAGATGTTAGAGTAGACTTAGACAGAATGAAATATGTACCTGAAGATGAATTCGATGCAAAAACTGAAGAATTAAGAACAAAAATTACACAACAATGTAGTGAGGCTGCACAATGA